The window GATTTAGCAGATATATCCCAGAGTCTAGCCATAGGTCtcaagaaaaaagaaatgtGGAATGCTCAACGAGTGTGAGAGACATGCAAGGTAGGCATCATCTGTCAGAGGGCACAGGCGGGCCTAGCTATTATAATACAGTACAGAAATAGAAAAAGGTAGTAGTCCAAGAACGGAAAGAATCTGTCTATCACGAGATCAACACccagagaaggaagaaaatcTGCCAAAACAGTTAGTTCACTTGTTCGAGAATATAGCAGAGACAAGACGTACCATAAGAATCCCAAACATCTTGGCGATCAACCAGCGATTCCCGGACACGCGAGTCCAATACTTCATCAGTTCTCGTTGAGCCCCTTGTACATTATCCACCACATCTTCTGTGTTGGCGTCAATGCGCTGGATCATTTCTGACTGCTCGCTGACCATCTGTGCCAGCTGTCCGAAGATGCCGCCCAGTTCGCTGATTGTCCGTTCAATCGCTTCGATGGCCTCACCACGGGCCTGGACGTATGAATTGCTCGACTGTCCCTCCTCCATGACCAGCAACTGCTGATCTGACTGCATCGATGGCCGGCCGAGCGGCGATGGATTGGATGGATCAAGTGTCAACAGATCGGAGGAGTTGCCTTGGTATCCCGGTTGGGGCGTCCGCCGCCCTGAGGTGTTATACAGGGGAGAATCTGAGCGTTGCGTGTCTAGCGCGTTTTGCGACTTGGACGATACGGACGACACAAAGTTCTCCGTTCTGGTGCGCGATGCTTGGATGTTCTTCGTCCGGACCTCGAGAACATCCTTGAAGCTGGCCCCGACATCTGCCAGCTTCCCTTGCAGCATGACAACAACGTTGTCATTATGTTCGCCTTCCTGATCTGTCTTCGACCGACTCGATTTCGGATGTTGTGACAAGGTGAGCGCCTGCAGCGATGCGATCTGAGAGTTTAGCGAGGCGAGATCTTGCTTGATCACGTAGGTCAATTCGGAGATCTCAACGGGTCGATCGTCAAATAGGGTTTTGCGCTTGGCCACTGATTCTCAATATTAGATCAATGCGACTATTTCTGTCATGCTGGGCATACTCACATTCGGCCAACCGCTGCAGCTTCgcggtggtggatgtgaTCCCCCGTCCAATGTCGGCCGCCTTGCGCGCGAACTCGGACCGTGCTCGCTTTTCATTCTGTGCACCGGTGGGCGATCCGTTGGCCTGGCGCCGTTGGGTGTCTGTCAATAATGCCTGGCGCTGCGAGCCAACTTTCGACGTGCCCAGACGCCTTTGGGCATGGCCCAAGATGGCGCTGAACTCCGTCGTGCGATCCTGAATGGACGGGCCGGTCATTTTGCGATGGGTGGGAAGGGTGAGGACGATCTTCAAAGATATAGGATCaacaaggaagagaggatGCCGCACTCGGCCACTGTTGGGGCTGGAGTGATCGAACTCTCCCTAATCGATAAGGGGGAAGAGACGTGGCCGGTTGCagcaggtggtggaggattcccggggatggggaggaggacAAGCAATGGGCACGCGAAAAGTCTCTCACTTTGATTCCGAGGGAGACACGCTGGCCAAGTCAACACAACACTCCGTCTTTCACGACAGAAGGGCCAAGTTCGCCGCAGCCACTCGACCCAAGACACCACGTGACCTGAATTGCCCCTTACCTAAGCCCCATCTGCGCTGCACCCGTTTCACGTCTAAATTTATCTACTCGGTCAGGGGGAAAGAtttgatgatgacgacggAATAGCTTCATGATATTCCTATGCGTGACCATCAGCACTATATTCCATTTTTTCTATGAAATTGCGAAGAATCCCCTTCGCCCCTTCCCACGTCATCACTagccttgttcttgtttgGCGGCCAACCCAAGCCTTCTGTTGATCCGAGCTGATCGGCGCCTGCTGCGCTTTTGGTCTGCGTGGCATTGCCACCTTTTGTTCCCCCCTCTCGCTCCCTGAATACGACTCTTcgctcctccttctcctcatcccgGTCCAGAAACTGTCCGGGGACGAGGCAGTAGGACTTGCGATCTACCACTCCCTTAATTAGGCGGCAACTGATGCTGGGAATCGAGCTTGTCTGCACTTGACTTCTCCACCTCCCTTGATGGCGGACCCTACATCCTGGTCGCACGGCCGAGGTACCTCCAAGATGTGAGCTACCCCTATCGGCTTCCTGGACTCTTTGGTCGCACAAGTACTAAGACATCTTCTAGTCCGATGCCGCCCAGCGCAGGCGGTAGAACCCCCGTTTCATTCCAACCGAACGTCAATCGTGCGAAAACAAAGCGTTGGGTCGAAGCGAAGCAATACTCCTACGATGGCACGGACTggggtgacgaggaagatgaatAtcaggaggaagagaccCCCCCAGTACCGCGGCCGCCCTACACTCAACAGAGAACCGGCAGCGCGTCGGACTTGAGTTCCAAGCGTTTGTCGGGCCTCGCGTTCGGCGCCGATGGATCGCAAGGCAGCCCGGCGACGGAGGATCAAAGGGCTCTGCCTTTCATCAGGCCCGCAGACATCTATAAACGTATGCGCGAGCAGCAGGGAACACCGCCTGCCGCAGCAGATTCAGGGGCTCACAATGATAAATCGCAAAGCTCGGTGCAGCCGGAGacagctccagcaccggCTAGCGATAATCAATCATCCCAGGGTTTAACTGTTCCCCCACAGACACAAGCCGTCCCCTCCATCGGACTTCCCGAACTCAAGAGAGTCTCCGGCTTTGGTACCGATTTCATGAACAGCGGTTTCCAGAAGACCAACACCGAGCCTATGGAGCCCTCTCTACAGCATCAACAGTCCCAGGGCTTCAACTCCGTGGTTCATCAGGCTTTCGATGTTCCGGAAACACCGACCTCCACAACAGGCAGCGTTGGACGATCCAATAGCGATGGTACGTCAGTGGTCAGCCCCATCATGGGCGCCCGCAGTTTGAATGATGATAAAACGCCCACCATTTTCGAAGAGCCCGAGGGGGCTTCTCCCTCGGCAGTGGCTTCCCCCGAACTAGTGAACGAGGGCCCCGTCTTCAAACCGGGTCACCGTCGCGACATGAGTCTTCCTAGCCGTGATAATAGCCCTGCCAGGAGGACTGTGATCACTGAGCACGATGCTCCCTCGGCAGGCCAAGTTGAGATGTCTTCGCCTGAGATCCCTTCGCAGGCAAGCACACCAAAGCAGTCACTTGATGCGGAATCATATCTCAAGAGGGCATCCATGCAACGACCCTCGAGTACGACTGAGAACGACTTTATTGCGCCGCTCAACCTGGGCAATAGCCGGCCGACAAATTACGACACCCGTCACGGCAGTATTCCAATCATCTTGCCTGAAAATGCAGACGACTCGCCGCGGGATGTCGACAATGACCGGCTGAGCAAAGATATTATTCGCTCATTAAGCAGGGAGAATAGCCCTTTTGACGACGCGGAGCAGGAGGCTCAGCGATCCCAGTCGCAGGTGCCCGACGACTCCATTCCACACCAGTATGAAAAGTACTGGAATGATGGTCAGACCGGGCCCAATGACGAACAACCGAAACCCTCAGTCTCAGAAACTCACCCGGATTGGACTGGGCCGCATCCCTTGGCGCCTCAGGATCCTTACTCCGGCAGCCAGGCTGCCGGTGGAGACGTGCCATTGGACGAACCGGATAAGCCTAAATTTGAAAGAAAGTTTTCCTGGgagtcgtcgtcgtcgggcgATCAGGTTGAGCCCCAAGCTCCA of the Penicillium psychrofluorescens genome assembly, chromosome: 1 genome contains:
- a CDS encoding uncharacterized protein (ID:PFLUO_000277-T1.cds;~source:funannotate), translating into MTGPSIQDRTTEFSAILGHAQRRLGTSKVGSQRQALLTDTQRRQANGSPTGAQNEKRARSEFARKAADIGRGITSTTAKLQRLAELAKRKTLFDDRPVEISELTYVIKQDLASLNSQIASLQALTLSQHPKSSRSKTDQEGEHNDNVVVMLQGKLADVGASFKDVLEVRTKNIQASRTRTENFVSSVSSKSQNALDTQRSDSPLYNTSGRRTPQPGYQGNSSDLLTLDPSNPSPLGRPSMQSDQQLLVMEEGQSSNSYVQARGEAIEAIERTISELGGIFGQLAQMVSEQSEMIQRIDANTEDVVDNVQGAQRELMKYWTRVSGNRWLIAKMFGILMIFFLLWVLIS